The Streptomyces luteogriseus genome includes a window with the following:
- a CDS encoding BACON domain-containing protein, with protein MMSSTPEISTRSARTAGTHRAHREARDRGAARTLAQRPPARYEPYLDGLFTYCLSVLCDHEAATAALGDVLALAERRGRHVPQAPADRRAWLYALARWACLRKLAEAKQKRQSSHAAGRADRRRADRPAAPAASEEVQERRRRELALLAWPEAAGTTPEQREALELAVRHHLAAREVAAVLGMDPAAARDLLASAACEVERTRAALAVVESGACPSVSRLAGDDRLVLGTALRGELVRHVDDCPRCRRTAERAIPGRWPGTSVTPAELPVLPAPRAALHVAMAHHPRTRNAAPRFDRRGFPMDPKDHAARRDRLRARAVTTTVVATVVAAPVLALWAAYRGTPIGEGQDGRSASAREADDPFGLDGEMAGGGYENTGNASTRPGPRFGKDGKADVSVEVIGVAGAGRESALEVTADNSGDTTLVTLTASGPAPVRWSASTGAPWLYLSQSSGTLRPGESVTIKVYVDHLREPAGPWHAQVALAPVGAVVHIEGYGTAPSPSDPGPDPRPSGPGDPHPTHPDPTPTTSAPDPDPTPTTPPPSTDPDPTPTPTDPAPTDPTGSTPPPSDSGDPSPVTS; from the coding sequence ATGATGAGCAGTACTCCGGAGATCTCGACCCGCTCGGCCCGCACGGCCGGTACCCACCGGGCGCACCGGGAGGCGCGCGACCGCGGGGCGGCGCGCACGCTGGCGCAGCGGCCGCCCGCGCGCTACGAGCCCTACCTGGACGGCCTGTTCACCTACTGCCTCTCCGTGCTGTGCGACCACGAGGCCGCGACCGCCGCCCTGGGCGACGTCCTCGCACTCGCCGAACGCCGCGGCCGGCACGTCCCCCAGGCACCCGCGGACCGCAGGGCCTGGCTGTACGCGCTGGCCCGCTGGGCGTGCCTGCGCAAGCTGGCCGAGGCCAAGCAGAAACGTCAGAGCAGTCATGCCGCGGGCCGCGCCGACCGGCGGCGCGCCGACCGTCCGGCTGCCCCGGCCGCCTCCGAGGAGGTCCAGGAGCGGCGCCGTCGCGAACTGGCCCTGCTGGCCTGGCCGGAGGCCGCCGGCACCACCCCCGAGCAGCGCGAGGCGCTCGAACTGGCCGTACGCCACCACCTCGCCGCCCGCGAGGTCGCCGCAGTCCTCGGCATGGACCCGGCCGCCGCCCGCGATCTGCTCGCCTCCGCCGCCTGCGAGGTGGAACGCACGCGTGCGGCCCTCGCCGTGGTCGAGTCCGGGGCGTGCCCGAGCGTGTCGCGCCTCGCCGGAGACGACCGGCTCGTGCTCGGCACGGCCCTGCGCGGCGAACTCGTCCGGCACGTCGACGACTGCCCCCGCTGCCGCCGCACCGCCGAGCGCGCCATCCCCGGCCGCTGGCCCGGCACCAGCGTCACGCCCGCCGAACTGCCCGTCCTGCCCGCGCCCCGCGCGGCCCTGCACGTGGCGATGGCCCACCACCCGCGCACGCGGAACGCCGCACCGCGCTTCGACCGGCGCGGCTTCCCGATGGACCCCAAGGACCACGCCGCCCGCAGGGACCGCCTGCGCGCGCGTGCCGTCACCACGACCGTCGTCGCCACCGTCGTCGCCGCCCCCGTCCTCGCTCTGTGGGCCGCCTACCGGGGCACCCCGATCGGCGAGGGCCAGGACGGCCGCTCGGCCTCCGCGCGCGAGGCGGACGACCCGTTCGGCCTGGACGGCGAGATGGCGGGCGGCGGCTACGAGAACACCGGCAATGCGAGCACCCGCCCCGGCCCCCGCTTCGGCAAGGACGGCAAGGCCGACGTCTCCGTCGAGGTCATCGGCGTCGCCGGCGCGGGACGCGAGAGCGCCCTGGAGGTCACGGCCGACAACAGCGGCGACACCACCCTGGTCACGCTGACCGCGAGCGGCCCGGCGCCGGTCCGCTGGTCCGCGTCCACGGGAGCTCCCTGGCTCTACCTCAGCCAGTCCTCGGGCACGCTCCGGCCCGGCGAGTCGGTGACGATCAAGGTGTACGTCGACCACCTGCGGGAGCCCGCGGGCCCCTGGCACGCGCAGGTCGCCCTCGCCCCGGTGGGTGCCGTCGTCCACATCGAGGGCTACGGCACCGCGCCCAGCCCCTCCGACCCCGGCCCGGACCCCCGCCCCAGCGGCCCGGGTGACCCGCACCCGACCCACCCCGACCCGACGCCCACGACCTCCGCCCCTGACCCGGACCCGACGCCGACCACCCCGCCCCCGTCGACCGACCCGGACCCCACGCCCACGCCGACGGACCCGGCCCCGACCGACCCCACGGGCTCGACGCCCCCGCCGTCGGACAGCGGCGACCCGAGCCCGGTCACGTCGTAG
- the radA gene encoding DNA repair protein RadA yields the protein MAARTKTTKDRPSYRCTECGWQTAKWLGRCPECQAWGTVEEYGAPAVRTTAPGRVTTSALPIGQVDGRQATARPTGVPELDRVLGGGLVPGAVVLVAGEPGVGKSTLLLDVAAKSASDEHRTLYVTGEESASQVRLRADRIGAIDDHLYLAAETDLAAVLGHLDAVKPSLLIMDSVQTVASPEIDGAPGGMAQVREVAGALIRASKERGMSTLLVGHVTKDGAIAGPRLLEHLVDVVLSFEGDRHARLRLVRGVKNRYGTTDEVGCFELHDEGITGLADPSGLFLTRRAEPVPGTCLTVTLEGRRPLVAEVQALTVDSQIPSPRRTTSGLETSRVSMMLAVLEQRGRISALGKRDIYSATVGGVKLTEPAADLAVTLALASAASDTPLPKNLVAIGEVGLAGEVRRVTGVQRRLAEAHRLGFTHALVPGDPGKVPAGMKVLEVADIGDALRVLPRSRRREAPRDEEGRR from the coding sequence ATGGCTGCCCGTACGAAGACCACCAAGGACCGCCCGTCCTACCGCTGCACGGAATGCGGCTGGCAGACGGCGAAGTGGCTCGGCCGCTGCCCCGAGTGCCAGGCCTGGGGGACGGTCGAGGAGTACGGCGCGCCCGCGGTGCGTACGACGGCACCGGGCCGGGTCACCACCTCCGCCCTGCCCATCGGCCAGGTGGACGGCCGCCAGGCCACCGCCCGCCCCACCGGCGTTCCCGAGCTTGACCGCGTGCTCGGCGGCGGGCTGGTCCCCGGCGCGGTGGTGCTGGTCGCGGGCGAGCCGGGCGTCGGCAAGTCCACGCTCCTGCTGGACGTGGCGGCCAAGTCCGCGAGCGACGAGCACCGCACGTTGTACGTCACGGGCGAGGAGTCGGCGAGCCAGGTCCGGCTGCGCGCCGACCGCATCGGCGCCATCGACGACCACCTGTATCTGGCGGCCGAGACGGATCTGGCCGCGGTGCTGGGCCACTTGGACGCGGTCAAACCGTCGCTGCTGATCATGGACTCCGTACAGACGGTGGCCTCCCCCGAGATCGACGGCGCGCCCGGCGGCATGGCCCAGGTGCGGGAGGTCGCCGGAGCCCTCATCCGCGCCTCCAAGGAACGGGGCATGTCCACGCTGCTGGTGGGCCATGTCACCAAGGACGGCGCGATCGCGGGCCCGCGCCTGCTGGAGCACCTGGTGGACGTCGTCCTGAGCTTCGAGGGCGACCGGCACGCCCGCCTGCGTCTCGTGCGAGGCGTCAAGAACCGCTACGGCACCACCGACGAGGTCGGCTGCTTCGAGCTGCACGACGAGGGCATCACGGGCCTCGCCGACCCGAGCGGGCTCTTCCTGACCCGCCGGGCCGAACCGGTCCCGGGCACCTGCCTGACCGTCACCCTGGAGGGCCGCCGCCCGCTGGTCGCCGAGGTCCAGGCGCTCACGGTCGACTCGCAGATCCCCTCCCCGCGCCGCACCACCTCGGGTCTGGAGACCTCCCGCGTCTCGATGATGCTCGCGGTGCTGGAACAGCGGGGGCGGATCAGCGCCTTGGGCAAAAGGGACATCTACTCCGCGACGGTCGGCGGGGTGAAGCTCACCGAGCCGGCCGCGGACCTGGCCGTCACCCTCGCCCTGGCGAGCGCGGCGAGTGACACACCTCTCCCGAAGAACCTCGTCGCGATCGGCGAAGTGGGCCTCGCGGGCGAGGTGAGACGGGTCACCGGAGTGCAGCGCAGACTGGCCGAGGCCCACCGTCTGGGCTTCACGCACGCGCTGGTCCCGGGGGACCCGGGCAAGGTCCCGGCGGGCATGAAGGTCCTGGAGGTCGCGGACATAGGGGACGCCCTGCGGGTCCTTCCCCGCTCCCGTCGCAGAGAGGCCCCACGGGACGAGGAGGGTCGCCGGTAG
- the disA gene encoding DNA integrity scanning diadenylate cyclase DisA has protein sequence MAANDRASAPGKSGGSAGTDGLMRASLSAVAPGTALRDGLERVLRGNTGGLIVLGFDKTVETLCSGGFVLDVEFTATRLRELCKLDGGIVLSSDLSKILRAGVQLVPDPTIPTEETGTRHRTADRVSKQVGFPVVSVSQSMRLIALYVDGQRRVLEDSAAILSRANQALATLERYKLRLDEVAGTLSALEIEDLVTVRDVSAVAQRLEMVRRIATEIAEYVVELGTDGRLLALQLDELIAGVEPERELVVRDYVPEPTAKRSRTVDEALAELDALTHAELLELSTVARALGYTGAPETLDSAVSPRGFRLLAKVPRLPGAIIDRLVEHFGGLQKLLAASVDDLQTVDGVGEARARSVREGLSRLAESSILERYV, from the coding sequence GTGGCAGCCAACGACCGGGCATCTGCTCCCGGAAAATCCGGCGGGAGCGCCGGTACCGATGGCCTGATGCGCGCCTCGCTGAGCGCCGTGGCACCCGGCACCGCCCTGCGTGACGGCCTGGAGCGCGTGCTCCGCGGCAACACAGGCGGACTCATCGTGCTCGGCTTCGACAAGACGGTCGAGACGCTGTGCAGCGGCGGTTTCGTGCTGGACGTCGAGTTCACCGCGACCCGTCTGCGCGAGCTGTGCAAGCTGGACGGCGGCATCGTGCTGTCCTCCGACCTGTCGAAGATCCTGCGGGCGGGCGTGCAGCTGGTCCCGGACCCGACGATCCCGACGGAGGAGACGGGCACCCGGCACCGCACGGCCGACCGCGTCAGCAAGCAGGTCGGCTTCCCGGTGGTCTCCGTGTCGCAGTCGATGCGGCTGATCGCCCTGTACGTCGACGGCCAGCGCCGCGTCCTGGAGGACTCGGCGGCGATCCTGTCCCGCGCCAACCAGGCGCTCGCCACCCTGGAGCGCTACAAGCTCCGCCTCGACGAGGTCGCGGGCACCCTGTCGGCGCTGGAGATCGAGGACCTGGTGACCGTCCGGGACGTCTCGGCGGTCGCCCAGCGCCTGGAGATGGTGCGGCGCATCGCCACGGAGATCGCCGAGTACGTGGTGGAGCTCGGCACGGACGGCCGGCTCCTTGCCCTCCAGCTCGACGAGCTGATCGCGGGCGTGGAACCCGAGCGCGAGCTGGTCGTGCGGGACTACGTCCCCGAGCCCACGGCCAAACGCTCCCGCACGGTCGACGAGGCCCTCGCCGAACTCGACGCCCTCACCCACGCCGAGCTTCTCGAACTGTCCACGGTGGCCCGGGCGTTGGGCTACACCGGCGCGCCCGAGACGCTGGACTCGGCGGTGTCCCCGCGCGGTTTCCGCCTCCTCGCCAAGGTGCCCCGGCTCCCCGGCGCGATCATCGACCGCCTGGTCGAGCACTTCGGCGGACTGCAGAAGCTGCTCGCCGCGAGCGTCGACGACCTCCAGACGGTGGACGGCGTGGGCGAGGCCCGGGCCCGCAGCGTCCGCGAGGGGCTGTCGCGGCTGGCGGAGTCGTCGATTCTGGAGCGGTACGTCTAG